A stretch of DNA from Ovis aries strain OAR_USU_Benz2616 breed Rambouillet chromosome 14, ARS-UI_Ramb_v3.0, whole genome shotgun sequence:
ccttaccagctgagcttccagggaacaTAGatagatagtgaagtcgctcagtcgtgtccgactctttgcgaccccatggacagtagccatccagactcctccgtccatgggattttccaggcaagactactggagtgggttgccatttccttctccagggaagatacCAATCGTTAAAGAGGTTAGAGTAGGAGAGTTCATGTAGGGAAAGAGAACAGAGTGAGTGAGGAAAGGATAGCTTTATCATCCTTCGGTGATACAGAATGGGAAGAGAATATTTGATGACAAGAGATGGGCTTGGAGGGGACCCTGATTGCCCCCTCCTCCTGTCTGGTCACCCCCTAGGCCCTAGCTGCCTGTCGCACGGCCCAGATCGTGACCCAGTACTGCGTGGGTGCCAACTACACGTGGCTGCTGGTGGAAGGCATCTACCTGCACAGTCTCCTCGTGCTCGTGGGAGGCTCCGAGGAGGGCCACTTCCGCTGCTACATGCTTCTCGGCTGGGGTGAGCCCCgactctgccccctgccctgcccagcgGCGCGCTTCCCCTCCCGCAAACTACCCAGCTGGTCTGCCTGAGGGGGTCTCCACCCCTCTCTAGGATTCTCTGCCTCCCCTTCCCGGCGGGGGAATTCCGCGGGTCTTGGGCCTGGCAGGGCCCGTGCGCGCTCTGACAGCtgcggcggggtggggggcgggggttggggtcTGCACAGGGGCCCCCACGCTTTTCGTCATTCCTTGGGTGATCGTCAGGTACCTGTTCGAGAACACGCAGTGAGTCgcggggtctggggtggggcgggTCTGGGGTGGGCGGGGCTTTGAGGGATGTGGGCGGTCCTTGGAGGGACGTGGGCGGGGCGAGACGGAATCGTGGGGAGGTTCTAATTGCTTCTAGGAGCCTGGGAGGGTGTCTAAAGGAACCAGTCGCTTAGGAAGATGGGTTCCAGGACTGCTGCAAGGGGCGGGATGAGGGCTGGGCCTAAATAGTAGCAGTGGGTGTGGCCTTAAAGAAGGTGGGGAAATTAAGTGCTCAATTCTGTGAGTCTAGGGTATTCTAGTCTATCTACGCCCCCTCCTCCAGGTGCTGGGAGCGGAACGATATCAAAGCCATTTGGTGGATCATACGAACCCCTATTCTCCTAACAATCTTGGTACGGCCGGTCCCATCTCCTCCAGGCTGGTCTCAAGAATTTCCCATCCTGGGAAGCCAAGGTGGCGGGGAACTggctcagtctctctctctcctctaccCCCCTACCCCCCCGCAgattaattttctcatctttgtCCGCATCCTTGGCATCCTCGTGTCAAAGCTGAGGACGCGACAGATGCGCTGCCCGGACTACCGACTGAGGTGGGGACGCAGGGGAGGGTGACTGGAGGCAAGGTGGGGGACTTAGGCCCCTGGCACGACTGCCACCCTCTACCCGCAGGCTGGCTCGCTCCACGCTGACGCTGGTGCCCCTGCTGGGCGTCCACGAGGTGGTGTTTGCTCCCGTGACTGAAGAACAGGCCCGGGGTGCCCTGCGCTTGGCCAAGCTCGGCTTTGAAATCTTCCTCAGTTCTTTCCAGGTGCCTAAGTGAGGTGCAAGAGCTACACCCTTTGAGTTCGGGTCCTCCTACTCAGAGAGGAACGAGGGTTAGAGTCATCCTTTGGTGCAGCTGCAGAATGGGCTGCGaagatgggattttttttttttttttttgcatttcttttttttttttttttagttttttattttttaaattttacaatctttaattcttacatgcattcccaaacatgaaccccctcccacctccctccccgaagatgggattttttttcattcattctataCTTCCGTCCTGACTGGGGAAGCAGGGAGAAGGCAGCAGACCCGCAGCCGCAGCAGTTACTGCCTCCTGGTTAAGAGCGAGGGCTTTGAGATCAGCCAGGGCTGGGACCAAATCTGGGTCCTCACTTCCCAGGTCTGTGACCTTCCCCTCAGGGCCAGGGAAAAGGCGAAGCATATGAAGTGCCTAACATGCCAAATGGAAGGAGATATCCACTGATATTTAAGGTCAACCCTGCCCATGCTTGTCCTACCCTAGCCTCCATCCTGCTTTACCTtgttgggcctcagttttctcatctctaaagtgGGGACAATACTAGTTTCACTTTAAAAGGCTGGCTGTTCATTTATCAATTCAGCAAAAAtgtattgaacacttactatatACCAAGCACTTTTCCAGGCTTACTATGGGGATATGGCCAACCCAGTGGTCCCTCTCCTTTAGTGGGAGAGACAGATGCTAAAGATGCTATATAAGTAAAAGACACAGAATGTCAGATGGTGAGATGTACCtaaaggagggagggatgagaAGGCAAGAAAATAGAGATGACAAAGAATGGGATAATGGACAGGGGTCAGGGAAGGCCTTGCTGAAAAGACACTAGAGCAGATACCCGAAGATGAGGGAATGTGCCAGGAAGATATTGGGGGAAATGTTCTCGGAAGAGAAATGCCAAGTGCAAGATCCCAGAGGTGGGAGAAAGTACCAATCACGATGGCACTCTCGCGGCCAGCAGGCCTGAAgcagggggtgggtgggtaggaCAGAGGCGACATACCTGGGTAGATCCTTGGGCCTAGAGAGGACCTTTTGCTTTTCCTCTGAGTCAGTTGGGAGCCATGGGAACACAGGAACGTGATCAGAGCTGGATTTTACTGGGATTGTGGAAAGTGATAATATGATAAGTGATATCTTACTGCATGcttagtcagtcgtgtccgattttgccaggctcctctgtccttgaaattctccaggcaagaatactggagtgggttgccattcccttctccaggggatcttcccgacccagggattgaacctgggtctcctgcattgcaggtggattctttaccatctgagccactagggaagcccttgtctTGCATTAATGTATCAATTActttattaattataaatatattttatatgtatctaaatttctaaattattataaatataaaaataatttcaaaattaattttttggatGTGCCTATTAAAGTTTATTATTATGTAATTTCTTGGCAGTACAGTGGTgaagactcagcactttcactgtcaagggcccaggttcgatccctggtctgggaactaggatcctgcaagccccgcagcacggccaaataaataaatccaatatGTCATGTAGTAAGTTATGATAAGATTTAGAAAAAGGTTTAACTATGTCCATGCACTAGAGCTTCTTCTATAGTAATAACACCTTAAatctcagctgctaagtcacttcagtcgtgtccgactctgtgcgaccccatagacggcagcccaccaggctcccccgtccctgggattctccaggcaagaacactggagtgctgTATTATTGTTCCATTTTccggatgaagaaactgaggcacagaggggttaAGCAGCTTGCCTAAGTGGGGAAGAAAGTGGGAAGCCGTGATCACATCCAAGCAGTCAGCCTCTGGGGTTACATGTTCTTAATCTCCAGTCCTGATGGCTCTGCAAATTGGGGAGGGCAAGGGGAGGGGGAAAGTCAGGAGCCAGGGAAAGGGTGACTGCAATAACCTAGGACCGTTGTGGCGACGGGCGAGGTGGTTTGGGCCTGTAAAGGGTCAGAGCTCATTGAGGGGTGTTTATAACCCTGCCCGTGCTCCCAGTTTaacccccactccccccaccgcAGGGCTTCCTGGTCAGCGTCCTCTACTGCTTCATCAACAAGGAGGTAGGGAGAGCCGCGGCCCGCCGCCCGCGCCCTCTGCCGGCCGCGCAGGGAATGGCGCGCGCGCCGCCGCCTCTGAGCGCCGTCCGGTTTCAGGTGCAGTCGGAGATCCGCCGGGGTTGGCACCGCTGCCGCCTGCGCCACAGCCTCGGCGAGGAGCCGCGCCAGCGCCCCGAGCCTGCCTTCCGGACCCTGCCTTCCGGCTCCGGCTTGGGCCAGGTCGCTGCCGGCAGCGCTCTGTGCTCGAGGACCCTCCCAGGTCCTAGGGGTGAGGCCAACGACGTCTTAGAAAGTTACTGCTAGATAGCGGGATTCTTGGGTCCACGCAGCATGTATTTATTGAGCGCCTGCTGTGTACCAGGCTTGGCTTGGAGAGTGCTGGGCAAATGGCGCGGGTTTAGGGCTGGGGGCgggaaagcaaacagaaaagccCGTTCTTCTAGAGATTACAACTGAGTAGGGGAAACAGGAGGTGAGGCCAAACCAAATTAGACTATGTACACTGTGGAATGGCTTAGGAAGAAAGGTTAGAAGGGGACCTAGTGTGGTCCAGGGCTCTCTGATGAAACGACTTTGAAGTCATGCCCAAAAGAGGTGAAGGAGGCAGCTTTACAAAGAATTGGTAGGCGAGGTTTTAAGGCAGAAAGAACACCTGCGAAGGCCCTGGAGCAAGAAGGAGCTTGGCTGTGTCTGGAAAAGAGAGGTGACCTAGGAGGCTGGAGCGGGATAAGTCAGAGCCCACAAATGGGGGGAGAGAACCAGGTGGGGTCAGAAGAGTGGGCATTTTATTCCAAGTTCATGGAAGATTCTTTGGAGTGTCTCCTAGTGGAATGGGCTAAGGTGTTAACAGACCGCTCCGTCTGCCCTGTGGGGTGATGGATTATTAGGGGCTATTGGGGCAGCTGGGAGCCCAGTCAGGAGTCTGATAATGGTGGGACGTGATGTTAGCAGGGCTGGGGTGGCAGCCACATAGGGTGTGAAATGGTTGGATTCTAGAGCTAGTTTAAAGGTAGAACTGAGAGCATTTGCTGAAGGAGAAATTTCAGGGATGACTTCTCAGTTTGGgatggagagaggaaagagagagggagatgggGTTTGAGGTGGGGAGTACCAGGAGTGCTGTCTGGACTTGTTAAGCTGGAAATAAGGGTCTGGAACTCACAGGAAAGGTTAGAGATAGAAATGTGAGTGGGCACTGGGGTCCAGAGAGAATTCTGAGTGTGGAAAGAAGCAATTTCATGGCAGGCATCAGAGCTGAAATCTACAATGGGAGGCCAGGCCCATGCCACCTGGAGACATACCCACCCTTTTTGGTGGCCCCTGGGAACTATGAGATTTAGGATGGAAGCCAGCAGCCTCAATGTGGCCGggccacatatatatatacacacacacaactctcaCTCCTAAATCGCTccccaccacagacacacacttaGATTCAGTTAGCACCTGGGTGTTGTTGATTCGCTTCCTTGGGGTCCCCAGTTCTCTGGACAGATATGGCTCACAGCTGCTGAATTCAATGTGCTTTGAAGCATTCGGCCCTCCTGGGTCCCTTTTGTGGGTTCTGGGAAGGTGAGGGCCTGAGAGCTGTGTCCTTGTAAATAAAGGATGAGAAAACAGTTGTTTTTGGGGTGGGGAAATCTTGGCCAGGCCATAAGAGAAATGACAGTAGGGAGGGCAGGCTGTGTGGCCAGGTGCCACTGGTGGCCTTGTGCCCTCTGGAGAGCAGCGCTGCCTAACTTCCAAGAGATTCAAGAGTCGCAAAGAGATCATGGACACCATGCCGTCACCATTCTCCATGCCTAAGAGAAGCCCCAACTGGGAATGTTCCTGCGATCTCCTGTATTCAAACTATTTGTAGTGTGTACGATTAAAATTGTGCATGTGATgatcatgttctttttttaaaaaaattagtgactgtgctgggtcttcgttgctgcacgggggctttctttagttgcggcaACTGTGGGCTACTATTTAGTTGCAGTAGTGTGGTGTCCTCACGGCAGTGCTTTCGCTTGCTGTGAAGcttgggctctaggcacacaggcttctcagcagcggagggcttcagtagtttcagaatcttcccagagcagggatcgaacccatgttagATTCGGACACAATGcaagtgtcccctgcattggcaggcagactcttaaccactggacccatcagggaagtccacagaCCCAACATTTTCTGAAAGCCGCTTCTCTAGGAAGACGGTGGAGGAATACTAATGCTGCAGGAACCAGCCTGGTTCAAATCTTAGATTGGCTACTatttagctgtgtgacttgaggAAAattcctaacctctctgtgcctcaggttcacttcaggaaaacagaaatgatCACACGGACATCCTAGGATGGCCTGAAGTTCCTAAGAGGATCTCACCAGTGCACAGAACACATTTGGCCGGTTTGCCTACTGCTTTTCCTGCAACCTGTTGCCACTTTCATTCACTTGAACTGGAAGAGGGGATCAGAAACTATTTGGGCAGATGGTTGGATAGCGATGATTGATGACAGGCAGGGTCATCAGCTCTAGCCCTAGGCTAGAATCTTTGCTGTCAGCCTGGCAAAGCAGGGAAAGGACCTGCTACTTCCTGGGGAAGACAGGAGGGATGTGTGACCGGGACTCCAACCCAGGACTGTGACCCCAGGGCTTGTGCTATCCCAGGCTCTGATCAATCACCAAATCCAGGGGGAAGGTTTCTGCAGCAGCACTgtccccaaccccccccccccactgccccACCCTGGCTTTACAAGTTAGGATATCATGGCTCCATCCTGACCCCCTCCCAGTCACAGGGTCTGGCTCCCTGGGTTTGAATTCGGCTCCATTGTTTCCTGAGTGATCCTGGGCAAGTCGcttaccctctctgggcctccgcTGTCTCATCGATAAAATGGGATGGCTCTGGTATCTATCCCTCAGATGGGTGTTTCCATTAGACATGGACGTGCACCCTTATAACCTCACAGCCACCGCCCTGCCTGTGTCAGGCCTTCTTCTACTGCAGGGTCCTCAGCTCTGTTGCTGATGGGCTCTTGGGATAACTCAGGCTGTGCCTTCCAGAGCTCAGTGTCAGACATCTCCTTGGATCCTGACCTCATGCCTGGGAACTGCACCAGCCTGGCACTTGGCCCTCTCTGGAGAATACAAAGAGAGATGCAGAGACAGAACTCAGAGAGAGATGCGGGTGGGAGGAGCATAATGGATATGCTTCAGAGAAAGACTAAAGGGATTTCCCTTAATCCACCCACAATAAGCCAGGACCACCTTTCCCACCTCCACCTGTCTACATGTGTCAGAGAATTTCTCTCAGGGCTCATGAAGCTGTGATCTGAGGGCAGCAGAGTTCAGGGGTTAAGCCACTGGCTCAGGAACAACAGGGGTTTGAATCACGGCATCACCACTTTCGGGCTGGATTCCCCTGGGGAGGCACCATCACCACTCTTTGCCTCAGTCCCTGCCCCTGGAATTGGAGGTGATGGATCACAGTGCCTGCTCAGAGGTGTACAGACATAGGAGCAGACAGAGCCTAGGGCCTGGCGCTCGCACAGCTCAGCAGGTGTCAGCGACAAATGCCTTCAGTATTGAGTACTAACTGCTCTAACctctgcaacccactccagtgttcttgcctagagaatcccagggacaggggagcctggtgggctgccgtctacggggtcgcacagagttggacacaactgaagcgacttagcagcagtagcagctgctcAGTGAGGGCAGATTGGGGGCTTTTCTAGGctctgctgtgtccccagcatgGCAACACAGGGCTGGGCACAGACTGTTTGaacaaatgggagaaaaaaaaaagtgaaaaaaattttgagTGAGAGGGACTTActgagaggtggggaggaggaggagaaagcaatgagaaagtagaaaaaagttTAAACACAAAAGACCGCAAGAGCTCTCTCTGCCCAAGATGGGAAAATTAAGGCCTGGAAGGGGCAGAGCCTGGGCCTCTTCACCTGTTCAGAGAGGCCTGAGCCCATGCTTGGCCCCACACCCTGCCACCCCTCTCTGGGGTCTGTTCTGCTCTCTAGGCCCTGGGAACAGGCAGAGGCTGCTAGAAAAAACGCACAGTTTTATTATTTCAAGTACAGAGGGCAGGTCTTCGCAAAACCAGGGGGAAAGTTCTGACAGCAGGGAGGAGGCCCTACTTGCCAGCGATGAGCGGGTTCCTCAGGACCACGATGACAGAGTCCCCGCGCAGGAACATCTTGGAGATGTAGCGGTCCTTGTTGACTGGCT
This window harbors:
- the GIPR gene encoding gastric inhibitory polypeptide receptor isoform X3: MPTCPPWWLLLLLSLWEPLLRSAEAGSEGQTAGELYQRWERYRRECQETLEASEPPAGLACNGSFDMYVCWDYTAPNATARASCPWYLPWHGHVAKGFVLRQCGSDGQWGPWRDHSQCENPEKNGVFQDQRLALERLQVVYTVGYSLSLATLLFALLILSIFRRLRCTRNYIHINLFTSFMLRAAAILTRDRLLPPPGPYPGDQVLTLWNQALAACRTAQIVTQYCVGANYTWLLVEGIYLHSLLVLVGGSEEGHFRCYMLLGWGAPTLFVIPWVIVRYLFENTQCWERNDIKAIWWIIRTPILLTILINFLIFVRILGILVSKLRTRQMRCPDYRLRLARSTLTLVPLLGVHEVVFAPVTEEQARGALRLAKLGFEIFLSSFQGFLVSVLYCFINKEVQSEIRRGWHRCRLRHSLGEEPRQRPEPAFRTLPSGSGLGQVAAGSALCSRTLPGPRGEANDVLESYC
- the GIPR gene encoding gastric inhibitory polypeptide receptor isoform X2, whose translation is MPTCPPWWLLLLLSLWEPLLRSAEAGSEGQTAGELYQRWERYRRECQETLEASEPPAGLACNGSFDMYVCWDYTAPNATARASCPWYLPWHGHVAKGFVLRQCGSDGQWGPWRDHSQCENPEKNGVFQDQRLALERLQVVYTVGYSLSLATLLFALLILSIFRRLRCTRNYIHINLFTSFMLRAAAILTRDRLLPPPGPYPGDQVLTLWNQALAACRTAQIVTQYCVGANYTWLLVEGIYLHSLLVLVGGSEEGHFRCYMLLGWGAPTLFVIPWVIVRYLFENTQCWERNDIKAIWWIIRTPILLTILINFLIFVRILGILVSKLRTRQMRCPDYRLRLARSTLTLVPLLGVHEVVFAPVTEEQARGALRLAKLGFEIFLSSFQGFLVSVLYCFINKEVGRAAARRPRPLPAAQGMARAPPPLSAVRFQVQSEIRRGWHRCRLRHSLGEEPRQRPEPAFRTLPSGSGLGQVAAGSALCSRTLPGPRGEANDVLESYC
- the GIPR gene encoding gastric inhibitory polypeptide receptor isoform X1, whose product is MPTCPPWWLLLLLSLWEPLLRSAEAGSEGQTAGELYQRWERYRRECQETLEASEPPAGLACNGSFDMYVCWDYTAPNATARASCPWYLPWHGHVAKGFVLRQCGSDGQWGPWRDHSQCENPEKNGVFQDQRLALERLQVVYTVGYSLSLATLLFALLILSIFRRLRCTRNYIHINLFTSFMLRAAAILTRDRLLPPPGPYPGDQVLTLWNQALAACRTAQIVTQYCVGANYTWLLVEGIYLHSLLVLVGGSEEGHFRCYMLLGWGAPTLFVIPWVIVRYLFENTQCWERNDIKAIWWIIRTPILLTILVRPVPSPPGWSQEFPILGSQGGGELAQSLSLLYPPTPPQINFLIFVRILGILVSKLRTRQMRCPDYRLRLARSTLTLVPLLGVHEVVFAPVTEEQARGALRLAKLGFEIFLSSFQGFLVSVLYCFINKEVQSEIRRGWHRCRLRHSLGEEPRQRPEPAFRTLPSGSGLGQVAAGSALCSRTLPGPRGEANDVLESYC